The DNA region CTGTCTTTATATCGTTTGGCTTGTTTAGATTTTAATATTTGTTTGATGATTTTTTGAGAAAATTTATGTAAATGACCATATCGAGAAATCATTCCATCATCGTGTTGGAGAAATAGCGCATAACCAATGCTAGTCCATCTTCTTTGAACTCGAGTGACTTTTCCTTTTGTTACGGCTATGATAGGAATTCCAATTCTTCCACCGGTAGAAAAATCTTGGCCCATATGAAAATGCCCTGTTCTAAATTCACCAAAGGCACCAGTGATGGAATCATATCCTTTCACAGGCCATAGATAAGGATTTTTTAAAACAAAACCTGGTGGGTAATCAGAGACAGATATTGCAGAGAGGGGATAAAGAGAGAGTATAAGTACTAATACGAAAGTGCGCAACATCTGATTTCACTATTATTTTCGGCGGTTATGGTGAAAAGACTTATAAGAATCGAGGGGGCTGTCCGCATTTTTCCCCTCGATGGATCAAAATTTTTATTTAAAAACGGGTCTGCGTTTTTCCTTAAGAGCTGTCATTGCTTCCAGTAGATTGTCAACAACACCCGGTTGTTCAAAGGATTTGATTGTATCCTTTTTATATTGTTCTAAATTAGCAAGGAGCGCACCGTTTAAAGTATTTTTTGTGGAACGATACGCAGCGGATGGAACCTTAGAAAGTGTTTCTAATTTTTTCAGAGAGATCTTTCTTATGTCTTCTGGTGTAGGCGCGATTTCATCGATAAGACCAATTTTTTTGGCTTCGGCTCCTTTGTAAGTTGATCCTTCCAAACAAACCTCTGCCCAATACCTTGGATCCACGCACATACGAATGCGATCGATAAAACTTCCAGGAAGTGGTAGGCCTACGTTTACTTCTGTAAAACCAATCCTTCCTTTTCCATCTAACATATATTTAAAATCGGATGCTACAGTGATGACGGCTCCACCACCCATCGCATGGCCAGTGACTTCGGTGATCAGTGGTTTATCAAACTTAACCAGTTCACCAAATAGGATCACAATCCCACCGACCTCATCGATGAGTTTGTCACGACTTGTGGAAAGTAAATTATCCGCATCAAGTCCATTACAAAAAAACTTCGGGTTGTCAGTGGTTAAGATCACACCTCGTTTGGAATTGTCGGCTTTGATTTCATTTAAGATCTCACCAAGATCTCTCATGTTTTGACCAGTCAGTGAGTTTTGTTCATTCATTTGAAAGCGAATGATTTCGCCTTTACCATTGGGGATGTCGATGACTTCGCGTTTGTAATTCATTGGTTACTTCTTTTGTTTTGTGATTTTAAAATTTATGATTCAGTTGGATTTTCACTCGAATCAGACTTAGGTGGTTCTGTAGATGTTTCAGAAAGGACTGGATCTTCGGATGTCACTGGAAGTGCCTGTTCACCTATTGGCATTTCAATTTTTACATCTCCTAAGGAAGAGGGTGCGGGTGATGCACCTTCTTTTCCACTATCTTTGGCAAACTTATCTTTTTTCTCTTTTTTTCGTAGTTCTTCTTTTTTCTGATCTTCCATTTTAACGTATTCATCGAATTCGTTGGGAGCCATAAAAACTAACATTTTTTCGTCATCTGATGCGTGTTCAATGAATGCACCCATATGGCGGCCTGCGATAAATACAACCTTTTCATGTCCCATAAAAAGTTTCATCAACCGTTCAAAAACTTCTACTTCTTCTTTGCCAAGTTCCGGGACTACGCGAACATCAAAACAAATTCGTTCTGTAAGAATGGATTTTAAAAAATTAGGAGTGAATATTTTTTTGAATTCCGGAAAAACATATCGTTTTAGATTGGCTCGGCATTGGAAGAAAACACGTCCATGGCCACGATCCACAACAATAAAGGACATATTGTCCCTAGTTTTTGATGATTCGCTAAATTTATATTCTTCAATATGGGAATGAATTCGATCAAGGAGTGGTTGTTTCACCAAAGGTTTGACCATATAGTCTGTAAAACCCAAAGCTTTATGATTAGCAATGAAATTGGTATCTTCTTTTGGAATCATTGCTAAAATGGGAATGTTGTGTGTGATCACGTCACGTCTTAGTTCCAAAACAAATTCTAATTCCTTTTTGTCTTTAAAAGTTAAACCCATTAGAATGATGTCTGGGTTAGAGGATTTTACATATTCTTGAACAGTTTGCGAAAATTTTGTTATGACAACTCGTTGGCGTAAACCAAGGAAGATATTTTCTAAATCCTGTGCAGAATGAGGATCGTTTTCTATCGCCATGATAAAATGCATAAAATTTTAAATTAAACCCGCCTCTGACGCAACTCGAAACAAATTCCCAACTTTCTTTTGTTTTTCTGACAAAATTTTATCTGTCAATACTTCTTTCACAACATCTTCATGAATGGAATGGAGAAGATCGAAATCTCTTTTATAATCTGATACGGTCATTTTTCCAAAAAGAATATTGGCTTGGAACTGATAGATTTGGTGTTCCATAAGGAATCGTAAAGTATCATAATCCTCAACAGCCTCTGCTGTGATCACAGCCTCTCTGTTGTCGGCAAGGCGTTTACAATAATCAATAAAAGCTAAGTTATCCAAAAATTTAATTTGGTCTTCTTCTATTTTGAATTTAAAACTGATAGGATCCAATTTAAATTCTTTAATCATAATTCCAAGATCCAAAACAATTTGATGGGATTGGCTTTTGACTCCAAAGTCGTCCGCTGCAAAACTCATTCCATGAGAATAAAAAGCATGGCATACATCTTTTAATGGAAATCGAGAATCATCATAGGGTTTTTCCACAAGTTCGAATCTTATGTTTTCAGGAATTAAATCTTTATTTTGAATGAGTCGTTGCAAACGATCCACTCGATCAATATGAGAAAAGGTATCAATCAAAGACTGAGGAGAAATATTGAACTTTAATAATCCTGGTGCGCCTTCACATGCAATGATTAACTTTTCTAAAATCAAAAGTTCAATTCGGTTGAGATCTTGGTCGGCTGGAATGTCATTGATTAAATCTTTGTAACCAATGTATGCCCCTCCACCGAGGAATACTTCACCACCTTTCACCGAATAAGTTTTATCTTTAGGATTAAATATGACTGTAGGTTGGATCATGGCTTCATGAACCGAACCAGATATATAGGTGTTGGCTTTATTGTAATAGGTCCAACTCCAACGAACGAGGTTGTCATTTAGATTTTTTTCGGAGGATTTATAAAGTTCGTTATAAATTTCATCACTATCGGAGATAAAATTGGATTGGGTTCGAGATACACCAAAATGAAAGGAAACAATTTTATTTTGTAAACATTGTTGTTGGAATTTACCCACCGAATTTTCGATATTGGGAAACTTTTCGATGTCCCACTCAAAAAGGGGAGAAATACCCATCAGTAGTATATCTTGTTTTTCTAAATAATGAAATCCAAAAGAAATGTCTTCTAAATCCAAACAGGAATAAAATTCAGTTCGGAGTAGATCCAAAAATTCGGTCAATTCAATGCCAGTAATGTTTTCAAATCGAATGAGGAAGAGAGGTTTCCCTTGGTTTTCTTGGATGAAATGTTTTTTGAACACATCCAAGTCCTTCATACCAAAATAATAGGGACCAGTGAATAGTTGATTTTTCAAATGTAGCCTTCGTATATGAATTGATTCTCTAACGACTTCTTGTAAATTTATGAGAATTCAAAAGAAAAGGCAACAAGGATAGTAACTTATGTTTAGTTTTATTTGGTTTTTACTGATCGGTCTTGCGGCAGGTTGGCTTGCCGGTCGTATTTTGCGTGGAAGGGGATTTGGACTCATTGCCAATTTGGTAATTGGTGTTGTAGGTTCGTTTTTGGGAGGGGTTGTATTTGGGCTTTTAGGTTTTCGTTCTTATGGCCTCATTGCAGAACTCATTGTGGCAGTGGTCGGTGCCATTTTACTTATCTTCATTGCAGGTCTGATCAAAAAAAGATAAATCCACTACGGGTAAAGATAGGGCGACATAAATCGTCCTATCTTTTTTCACCAATGGGAATTTTACCGAAACAATTTGAAATGAAACTCGTTTAATCGAGTTCCACTCCATCACCTAACTCAAAGTTGGAACTCACACCTTGGACATCATCATTGGCTTCCAGGTTTTCAATGAGTTTCATCACCTTCTCTGCGGTTTCTTTGTCGTTCACTTCCACGGTAGTCATAGGGATATATTTAATTTCCGATTCTTCCATACTGAGTCCCTTTGTGGAAAGGGCAGATTGGACTGCTTCGTATTCAGCAGGAGCTGTAATCACCGTATACATTCCATCGTTCACTTGGATGTCTTCGGCACCGGCCCCTAGCGCTAAATCAAATAATGCTTCTTCAGAAATTTGATCTGCTTTCAGAGTGATCTGTCCTTTGCGTTCAAAAAGGCGAGAGACTGCACCGGCGTTGGCGAGCGACCCACCAAGTTTGGTTAGAATGCTTTTAATTTCGGGAGTTGTACGTGATTTTTTATCAGTGAGGACATCCACCATAATGGCAACGCCACCCAGTGCGTAACATTCGTACAAACACTCTTCATACACCATACCTTCCAAACCGCCCGTTCCCTTTTTGATGGCCCGTTCGATATTGTCTTTTGGCATGTTGGCAGCTTTTGCTTTAGTGACAGCAAGGCGAAGTCTTGGGTTTCCTTCTTGGTCTCCACCACCTTCTTTGGCAGCTACGGAAATTTCTTTGGCAATCCTTGTAAAGATGGCGCCTCTTTTCGCGTCAATGGCCCCTTTTTTTCTTCGAATCGTCGCCCATTTCGAGTGTCCTGACATTGTTTTCTCCCAAGGCTAGGATTTTGGATTCAAAAGATTTTTCAACAGATTTAAGTCGCCCTAGTTTCTTGACTCAGAGAGAAAATTCCAAAGTACTGTAAAAAAACATCTATAAGGCATACCATGATCGACTTTTCCATCACCGATGAACAAAAAGCCCTCCGCGATTTAGCAAGAGATTTCGCCAAAAATGAAATGATTCCCAAGGCGGAGCACCACGACCACACTGGTGAGTATCCGAAAGAAATTTTAAAGAAAGCTTTCGACGTAGGCCTTATGAATATGCATATCCCAGCGGAATACGGTGGTGCTGGCCTCGGTGTTTTGGACGAACTCATCGCCTCAGAAGAATTATTTTACGGATGTTCTGGTATGGCAACTGCCATCCTTGCAAACAACCTTGCATTAGCGCCTGTTTTACTTGGTGCTGATGATTATGTTATGAAAAAATTCATCCAACCAATGACTGAAAATTTTACATTGGCAGCTTATGCAGTAACGGAACCTGGTGCTGGTTCCGATGTGGCTGGAATCCGAACCACAGCAAAACGAGTTGGTGATGAATACATTGTGAATGGATCCAAAATGTGGATCACTAACGCAGGTCATGCGGACTGGTTTTTTGTTTTAGCAAAAACAGATCCAAATGCGGGTCACAAAGGTATGACAGGATTCATCGTAGATGCCAAATCTCCAGGAATCATCATCGGTAAAAAAGAAAAAAATATGGGACAACGTTGTTCCGACACTCGTGGTGTTACTTTTGAAGACGTAAAAGTTCCCAAAGAAAACATGATCGGAAAAGAGGGTGAGGGGTTCAAAATTGCCATGGGTGCTTTTGATAAAACTCGCCCTGCTGTGGCGATTGGTGCTGTGGGTGTGGCTCGTGCTGCCCTTGACCATTCCATTCGTTATGCAAACACTCGTAATGCGTTCGGAAAACCAATATCTGTGAACCAAGGTGTGAGTTTTATCATTGCTGAAATGGCCCGTGATATCGAAGCCGGAAGACTTCTTTGCTGGCAATCAGCTTGGCTTATCGATAATGGATTTAGAAACACATACCAAGCATCCATTGCAAAAGTATTTTGTGCAGATATGGCAATGCGTGTCACAACAGATGCAGTGCAAATCTTTGGTGGCTACGGATTCAACGAAGAATACCCTGTAGAAAAATTAATGCGTGATGCAAAAATCTTCCAAATCTACGAAGGAACTTCACAAATCCAACGTGTGATCATTTCCAAATTTCTTAATGATGGTGTTGGGATCGAAACTCCTAACGCGTAAAGATTGGAATTAGGACAGGTGGATCCTTTGACAACTCCACTTGTCCTCTCCTAGTATGTTCCTGCTCATCGACAACTACGATTCATTCACCTATATTCTGTACCAATACCTGAACCAAATCACGCCGACAAAAGTCATACGTCACGATGAAGATATGCCGGTAGATTTGTATAAAAATTACAAAGCAGTGGTTTTATCACCTGGACCTGGACTTCCCAAAACTTCGGGCCAACTTTTTTCCCATTTACAATCTGTTTATCAATCTTTGCCCGTTCTAGGAATTTGTCTCGGTCATCAGGCCATTGCAGAGGTAGCCGGTGCGAGGCTCGAACAGACGAAAGACATATTCCATGGACGGCCCTCTGAGATCCAACATGATGGGAAAGGTCTCTTTAAAAACATTCCCAATGGTTTTTTAGCCAACCGGTACCATTCTTGGGCCGTATCGAAAGTTTCTTTGCCTCCCGAATTGGAAGTGACAGCCGAAACCAAAGATGGAGTCATTATGGGAATTCGTCACAGAAAATGGAATAAGGTCTTTGGGGTTCAGTTCCATCCAGAATCCATCCTCACCGAACATGGGGAAACCTTACTCCGTAACTTCTATGAGGAAGTTATCACATGAAATATTTTTTACGACTTTTGTCCTATTCAGTGCATTACAGGCAACGTTTTGTTTTGGGACTTGTATTTGCACTTTTGACAGCAGTTTTAAATGGAATTTCTCTTACAGCATTAATTCCCCTCTTTGATTCGTTAGGTGGAGATAAAAACAATCGTTTCCATTTAGATTTAACACTGCCTGAAAAAACAATTCTAGTTCAGGAAGTACTACTCGGTGAAGATAGTTTGGACGGACTGGAAAGACTCAAACGTCTGATCATTTCTGCTAAACTACAAATCAACGAATTCACCGCGGATATGGAACCGAAAGAAGTGGTTTGGGCGGTTTGTATCGCAGTATTTCCACTTTATCTTTTAAAATTAGGAACATATCTTTTGTCTGTATTTTGTATTGCCACTGCTGGTTATAAAGCGGTCAGAGATATCCGCCAAGAGTTATTCCAAAAAGTTCAGAGATTACCTCTCACATATTTTTACAAAGAAAAAACGGGACTCATTATGAGCCGGGTCATCAACGATGCTGAGATTGTGGCGGCCGTCATATCGAGTAATCTTCGTGATGCGGTGATTAACTTCTTTTATGTTCTAACTCACTTAATGATTTTGATTTATTTGAATTCGGAATTATTAGTATTAGCTTGTCTTACCATTCCTGTGGTAATTTTACCTGTTACCTTATTCACTCGGAAAATTTCTTCTTCTACGGCTAGGTTCCAAGAAAAACTCGCAGACCTCAATAGCCATATCCAAGAATTCATTTCTGGAATTAAGGTCATCCGAACCTTTCGGCAAGAAAAACAAGACCTTAAAAAATTTGATCATATCAACTTTAGAGTGTATCGCAGAACTTTCAAAGGACAGTTCTATTTACAAATGGCTCCAAGTCTTGTGGAACTCACATCTTCCATTGTAGTACTTGGATACTTTGCTATGGGTGCCAAATTCATTTATTCAGGTAAGTTCACCCAAGGGGAATTTATGGCCTTCCTCCTTACCTTGTTATTTTTACTTCGCCCTCTCACACAACTTTCGCAAATGGTGGGAAAAATCACCCAGGCCAATTCGGCAGGGAAACGAATTTTTGAAATCATCGATCGTGATTCCGAAGTAGTGGAACATGGGGATGAAACAGTCCTCGAAAAAATAGAAACAGGAATTCAGTTTGATGACATTCACTTTTCTTATCCTGGAACCAACCAAGAAGTTTTAAAAGGAATCAACCTAGACATCAAACTGGGGGAAACTTATGCCTTTGTGGGAACCAGTGGTTCTGGTAAGTCCACAATGATGGATTTGATTCCTAGGTTCTTTGATCCTACTGCTGGTAAAATTCGTATCGATGGAATTGACATTCGTAACTATTCTCTCAAATCCCTTCGTAAAAAAATTGGAATTGTAACCCAGGAAATTTTCCTCTTCCACGGAACCATAGCAGATAACATTGCTTATGGGACTGGCGCTGCCACTCGTAAAGAAGTGGTTCGAGCCGCTCGTCTTGCCAATGCCCACGATTTCATCACCAATATGGAAAAAGGTTATGATACCGTCATTGGAGTGCGTGGACTCGATTTAAGCGGGGGCCAAAGGCAACGACTCGTGATTGCTCGTGCTTTGTTACGAAATGCTGAGATTATGATTTTGGATGAAGCAACGAGTGCCTTAGATGCGGAATCGGAAAGGTTAGTGAGTCGTGCTTTGGAACGCCTTTTTAAAAATAGAACTACCTTTATCATTGCCCATCGCCTATCCACAGTGCGTCGTGTAAAAAATATAGTTGTGATTGAAGAGGGTGAGATCAAAGAACAAGGGGATCACGATTCCCTTCTTTCCCAAAATGGAATTTATAAAAAATTATACGAAAGTCAATTTGCGGAAACGGAGATCCAAATATGAAAAGAGTTTTAATCGTAGATGATAATGATCGTTATGCGAATAATTTAAAATCATATTTTGACTCTAAAAACATTCCCTCTGACCGCGCTGTGGATGCTAAGGAAGGATTTGTCCTTTTTTCCAAAAATCCAAATTATGATATGATCATATCCGATGTGACAATGGAAACCCAAACCTCAGGGCTTTGGATGATGCGTGAAATTTACAAATCTGGTTACAAGGGTGTTCTTGTGATTGCTTCTACAGGATTTGATGTATTTGGTGTGATGCCTTTTTCTTCGTTGTTTTTACCTTGGTTTTGTGGGCTTCATTGGATGATTCCAAAAGTTCCACTCAAACAAGGAACGGTGGAATGGGTTCCCACCGCTCTCTCCAAAGGAAAAGTTAGTCCTTTTTAGGAACTTTAATCTCTTCGATTGGATTGAAGAGATTGTTGTGTTTTCCTTTTTTCAAATTAGAATACTTACCCGTGTTTCCATCGGTTCCTAATTTTTTCACTTCGATGATATCCAGTTTTGGATAAAAAACCCAACCAGTAACAAAAGCATCTCTCGCCCCGGGTAAGGTTGATTCCATTTTCACTTGGATGTATTTATCGGTAAGGATATCTTCGTCAATGCGAACGGCAAATTCCTTTTTGGTTTCAGAAAGGATGAGGCCAATCTCTTTGTTTTTAATATAAGATACTGGTCTTGAACGTTCATTTGGTTCAGCTCGGAGATAATCATCTTCAATGAGAATGATGGCATACTTTCCAAAAGCCTTACGACGAAGTAAGGATTCTCCAATTCGTTTGTTTAATTTTTCGTCAGTTTGGGATTCGTTCAATCGAATGAGAGCAAAAGTAGCGGAGAGAGATGGATTTTTGCTAATTTCATCAATGGTCATAAGAGCCATATTTGGTTCTTCGCTCACGAACTTTTCTAAAATGCGAAGGCTTTCCCGACTTCCGTGAATGGCGAGTGCTTCCAATGCTGCTTCTTTGATTTCCTGGTCACTTGACTTAAGAAATTTATCAAATATTTCCACATCCGCATCTAATCTATGATAGGCGAGTCCTCGTAATGCTCCAGAAACAATGACAACATATTCAGAGTTAAGTCCGGTTGTGAGAATCATTTCGCGTCCTGCAGGATCTCTTGTTTTCCCAAGTCCTTCATAACTAACAGCAATGACTTCCGGATCTTCTGCTTTAGTACCAGCGATAAAATATGACAGAGACCTTTTATCACCTAGATCGGAAAGAGCTTTGTATGCGGCAGGTCTTACTTGGTATCCATCTTTATCAATGGCATTTTGTAAACTGACACGGCCGGCTTTCAATCGACCTAGGGCAAGTGCTGCGGCAGAACGTACACGAGGAATGGGATGAGTGGCGAGGATTTTTTCTATGTTTTTAGGCTTCCGATAGTATTCCCATTGGAAAACTTGGACAAGGCCGCTACGAATTTGGTCAGTATACTCTCTGTCTTTTTTTTCTTCGTCAGAAAGTACTTCCTCTTCTTCTTTTTTTACTAATTCATTAACTTGTTCATTCGCTTTAGCTTTTCCTGTAACTTTTGTTTTGCGATTGAGCCGTTTGATAGAAATTTTTGAACCATTCTCTTCTTTTTTAGGTATTATTTTTGCAGGTTTTTTCTTTGTATCTTCTTCTGGAGCAATGATCGGATCTTCAACCGGTTTGGGATCGGCATCAGCAATATCTTTCCCTTGGTTATAGTTACTAGAATCAGCACGAATGTTTCGAATGGCATTTTGGATTCCAATGGCTTTTGGGCTATATTGTTTTAAGGAATCTAAAATATTACCCAATTCATAACTCACCCGACCGATGGCAGGTCCATCAAAATCATTAGGTGTGCTTTCTATTAAGTTCTGATTGGTTTGGAGTAAACTAGGGAGTTTGTTTACGATGGAAGGTAGGTCTTCTTCCAAATACGCAGCTGCTTGCATTTCTTGGTTCGCAGGTTCCCCCACGGTTTTTTTGCTATCGGCACGGAGGGCTACATTTTCGCCAAATTCCAATAGTGTAATGGCTTTATGTGCTTCTTGGATAAAATCATCATACTTACGGTTGTTTGTAACAGGAACTAATATATTTTTAGATTTGTTTGGATCTAAATCCGATCCTTGGTATTCTTTATACTTAGGTGAAACATCTGTTAATTGGTAAGGCTTCGAAGTGGAACAACCTATCAACAGAACAAGGACCACCCATAAACTGCTCTTCCAAATTATGTCTTGACCCTTTTGAAACATCTGATAGCCTACTTCCATACTTTGAATATCGGATACGTACTATAAGTAAAATTAGCGGCAATCTAGCTGGTCTCAAGCCAAACCAGTTAAAAAAGTTAAAATCTCTCTCCGAAAGGCGTCTTCGGGAGGATTCTATCATCTCCATGGAGCTAGCTAGGCTCGTTGGCGAGATTTCAGTGGAAATTCGCAGGCAGGTTGGCCTTCTCATTGAGAGGACAGGTTATGTCACCCATTTGATTGTTGGCAATGACAACTCCATAGAAATTCCCCATTTAGACAGGTATCGTGTGGCTCATTCTAGGCTCCGAGGCCTTCGACTCTTCCACACACACCTCAAAGAACACCCGTTAAACCAAGAAGATTTGATGGACCTTGTCCTCAACCGTTTTGATTCCATTACGGCTGCTTGTGTGGGTGCTGATGGAATTCCCAAATACTTTTTTTCTGCCTTTATCAATCCAGATCCCGATGCAAAGGAACCTTGGATTCTTACTCCCAAACAATACCCTGGTCAATTGAAGTATGGATACTCGGAACAAGTAGAGGCACTGGAATCCGAATTCACAAAAAAAACATCCATCCTCAAAGAATCTCAAAAAGAAAACAGAGCCTTCCTTGTGGGTGTGTATGATGTCAGGAAGATGAAACGTTCGCCAGAACATTCCATGGCGGAACTCAAAGAACTTTGTCGCACAGCAGGGATTCATGTCGTGGATACCTATGTCCAAAAAAGAGATCCCGATCCTAAAACTGTCGTAGGAAAAGGTAAATTACAAGAAATCATTTTAACATCAGTTCACAAAGACATTGAACATTTGATTTTTGATTTGGAACTCACACCTTCACAGGCAAAAAAAATCTCGGATGCCAGTGATTTAAAAATCATCGACCGCACCCAACTCATATTAGATATTTTTTCCAAAAATGCAAAATCTAGAGACGGAAAACTCCAAGTAGAACTAGCCCAACTCAAGTACTTAAAAAACCGCCTTTCGGAATTGGATGACAATATGAGTCGCCTAACGGGTGGTATCGGTGGTAGAGGGCCTGGAGAAACCAAGTTAGAAATTGGAAACAGACGTGTGGAAGAAAAAATCACTCGTTTGGAAAATGAACTGAAAGACCTCAAACGTCGTAGGGAATTAAACCGTAAGGCTCGGTCCAAAAACGAAATCCCTATCGTGGGAATTGTTGGTTATACAAATGCCGGGAAGTCAACACTCCTCAATGCCCTCACAAACTCTACCGTCATAGCAGAAGACAAATTATTTGCAACTCTAGATCCCACAACTCGCAGGATTCGATTCCCAGAAGAAAGAGAAATCATCATTTCTGACACTGTGGGTTTTATCCACGACTTACCGCCAGATTTATCCCAAGCATTTAAGGCCACTCTGGAAGAATTAGGGGATGCGGATTTATTACTCCATGTAGTAGACTCGACAAATCAA from Leptospira noumeaensis includes:
- a CDS encoding ABC transporter ATP-binding protein encodes the protein MKYFLRLLSYSVHYRQRFVLGLVFALLTAVLNGISLTALIPLFDSLGGDKNNRFHLDLTLPEKTILVQEVLLGEDSLDGLERLKRLIISAKLQINEFTADMEPKEVVWAVCIAVFPLYLLKLGTYLLSVFCIATAGYKAVRDIRQELFQKVQRLPLTYFYKEKTGLIMSRVINDAEIVAAVISSNLRDAVINFFYVLTHLMILIYLNSELLVLACLTIPVVILPVTLFTRKISSSTARFQEKLADLNSHIQEFISGIKVIRTFRQEKQDLKKFDHINFRVYRRTFKGQFYLQMAPSLVELTSSIVVLGYFAMGAKFIYSGKFTQGEFMAFLLTLLFLLRPLTQLSQMVGKITQANSAGKRIFEIIDRDSEVVEHGDETVLEKIETGIQFDDIHFSYPGTNQEVLKGINLDIKLGETYAFVGTSGSGKSTMMDLIPRFFDPTAGKIRIDGIDIRNYSLKSLRKKIGIVTQEIFLFHGTIADNIAYGTGAATRKEVVRAARLANAHDFITNMEKGYDTVIGVRGLDLSGGQRQRLVIARALLRNAEIMILDEATSALDAESERLVSRALERLFKNRTTFIIAHRLSTVRRVKNIVVIEEGEIKEQGDHDSLLSQNGIYKKLYESQFAETEIQI
- a CDS encoding YebC/PmpR family DNA-binding transcriptional regulator, producing the protein MSGHSKWATIRRKKGAIDAKRGAIFTRIAKEISVAAKEGGGDQEGNPRLRLAVTKAKAANMPKDNIERAIKKGTGGLEGMVYEECLYECYALGGVAIMVDVLTDKKSRTTPEIKSILTKLGGSLANAGAVSRLFERKGQITLKADQISEEALFDLALGAGAEDIQVNDGMYTVITAPAEYEAVQSALSTKGLSMEESEIKYIPMTTVEVNDKETAEKVMKLIENLEANDDVQGVSSNFELGDGVELD
- a CDS encoding EAL domain-containing protein; translated protein: MKNQLFTGPYYFGMKDLDVFKKHFIQENQGKPLFLIRFENITGIELTEFLDLLRTEFYSCLDLEDISFGFHYLEKQDILLMGISPLFEWDIEKFPNIENSVGKFQQQCLQNKIVSFHFGVSRTQSNFISDSDEIYNELYKSSEKNLNDNLVRWSWTYYNKANTYISGSVHEAMIQPTVIFNPKDKTYSVKGGEVFLGGGAYIGYKDLINDIPADQDLNRIELLILEKLIIACEGAPGLLKFNISPQSLIDTFSHIDRVDRLQRLIQNKDLIPENIRFELVEKPYDDSRFPLKDVCHAFYSHGMSFAADDFGVKSQSHQIVLDLGIMIKEFKLDPISFKFKIEEDQIKFLDNLAFIDYCKRLADNREAVITAEAVEDYDTLRFLMEHQIYQFQANILFGKMTVSDYKRDFDLLHSIHEDVVKEVLTDKILSEKQKKVGNLFRVASEAGLI
- a CDS encoding acyl-CoA dehydrogenase family protein, with amino-acid sequence MIDFSITDEQKALRDLARDFAKNEMIPKAEHHDHTGEYPKEILKKAFDVGLMNMHIPAEYGGAGLGVLDELIASEELFYGCSGMATAILANNLALAPVLLGADDYVMKKFIQPMTENFTLAAYAVTEPGAGSDVAGIRTTAKRVGDEYIVNGSKMWITNAGHADWFFVLAKTDPNAGHKGMTGFIVDAKSPGIIIGKKEKNMGQRCSDTRGVTFEDVKVPKENMIGKEGEGFKIAMGAFDKTRPAVAIGAVGVARAALDHSIRYANTRNAFGKPISVNQGVSFIIAEMARDIEAGRLLCWQSAWLIDNGFRNTYQASIAKVFCADMAMRVTTDAVQIFGGYGFNEEYPVEKLMRDAKIFQIYEGTSQIQRVIISKFLNDGVGIETPNA
- a CDS encoding GlsB/YeaQ/YmgE family stress response membrane protein: MFSFIWFLLIGLAAGWLAGRILRGRGFGLIANLVIGVVGSFLGGVVFGLLGFRSYGLIAELIVAVVGAILLIFIAGLIKKR
- a CDS encoding response regulator, which produces MAIENDPHSAQDLENIFLGLRQRVVITKFSQTVQEYVKSSNPDIILMGLTFKDKKELEFVLELRRDVITHNIPILAMIPKEDTNFIANHKALGFTDYMVKPLVKQPLLDRIHSHIEEYKFSESSKTRDNMSFIVVDRGHGRVFFQCRANLKRYVFPEFKKIFTPNFLKSILTERICFDVRVVPELGKEEVEVFERLMKLFMGHEKVVFIAGRHMGAFIEHASDDEKMLVFMAPNEFDEYVKMEDQKKEELRKKEKKDKFAKDSGKEGASPAPSSLGDVKIEMPIGEQALPVTSEDPVLSETSTEPPKSDSSENPTES
- a CDS encoding response regulator: MKRVLIVDDNDRYANNLKSYFDSKNIPSDRAVDAKEGFVLFSKNPNYDMIISDVTMETQTSGLWMMREIYKSGYKGVLVIASTGFDVFGVMPFSSLFLPWFCGLHWMIPKVPLKQGTVEWVPTALSKGKVSPF
- a CDS encoding enoyl-CoA hydratase/isomerase family protein → MNYKREVIDIPNGKGEIIRFQMNEQNSLTGQNMRDLGEILNEIKADNSKRGVILTTDNPKFFCNGLDADNLLSTSRDKLIDEVGGIVILFGELVKFDKPLITEVTGHAMGGGAVITVASDFKYMLDGKGRIGFTEVNVGLPLPGSFIDRIRMCVDPRYWAEVCLEGSTYKGAEAKKIGLIDEIAPTPEDIRKISLKKLETLSKVPSAAYRSTKNTLNGALLANLEQYKKDTIKSFEQPGVVDNLLEAMTALKEKRRPVFK
- a CDS encoding anthranilate synthase component II, translating into MFLLIDNYDSFTYILYQYLNQITPTKVIRHDEDMPVDLYKNYKAVVLSPGPGLPKTSGQLFSHLQSVYQSLPVLGICLGHQAIAEVAGARLEQTKDIFHGRPSEIQHDGKGLFKNIPNGFLANRYHSWAVSKVSLPPELEVTAETKDGVIMGIRHRKWNKVFGVQFHPESILTEHGETLLRNFYEEVIT